A portion of the Homalodisca vitripennis isolate AUS2020 chromosome 2, UT_GWSS_2.1, whole genome shotgun sequence genome contains these proteins:
- the LOC124353845 gene encoding uncharacterized protein LOC124353845: MLFYYDLQKRALESYVIESRGSGHYLSQVVGYLSGHYSTIAATSSDNPGEVHCSTAAYSALSAVANSGSSAALACDQNIVEVTKYRLSKVNNEFAAVNSLLPATGNVAILSCFSEGYIFAEKTILNCYKVASSHFSVNYKDVYDSVVKDVAILLGYESSFFGNNSLPCGDSVLRRAYSEAEKVLYDLQRCLYKDSGTKYAVTTPSPVPA; encoded by the exons ATGTTGTTCTACTACGATCTGCAGAAGAGAGCTCTGGAGAGTTACGTCATAGAATCCAGAGGATCCGGCCACTACTTGTCTCAAGTTGTGGGCTATCTCTCGGGACACTACTCCACCATCGCGGCCACATCCAGTGACAACCCGGGCGAGGTTCACTGTTCCACCGCAGCTTACTCGGCTCTTAGTGCTGTTGCGAATTCTG GATCTTCAGCAGCCTTAGCGTGCGACCAGAATATCGTCGAGGTCACCAAATATCGTCTCTCCAAAGTTAACAACGAATTTGCCGCAGTGAACAGTCTCTTGCCTGCAACCGGAAATGTGGCAATCCTCTCTTGTTTCAGTGAAGGATATATCTTCGCGGAGAAAACCATCCTTAACTGCTACAAGGTTGCCTCTTCACATTTCAGTGTAAATTACAAGGACGTGTACGACAGTGTTGTGAAGGACGTAGCGATACTTCTGGGGTATGAGAGCAGCTTCTTCGGGAACAATTCTCTTCCTTGCGGCGACTCTGTACTCAGGAGAGCCTACTCGGAAGCAGAGAAGGTCCTGTACGACCTGCAGCGCTGTCTATATAAAGACTCCGGTACTAAATACGCCGTCACTACCCCGTCCCCAGTGCCAGCATAG